Proteins encoded together in one Hevea brasiliensis isolate MT/VB/25A 57/8 chromosome 16, ASM3005281v1, whole genome shotgun sequence window:
- the LOC110672259 gene encoding protein PHOSPHATE-INDUCED 1-like → MASFAPQCVLKLFLLLSVFQVAFGARKLNELVQDQPQLLSYHNGPLLSGKISINLIWYGKFKPSQKAIISDFITSLSAPSSQNAQPSVAAWWKTTEKYYHLASKKSTLSTALGKQILDQTYSLGKSLTNKHIVQLASKGDQMNAINVVLTSSDVAVEGFCLNRCGTHGSASGSQTGHIKGKNYKFAYIWVGNSETQCPGYCAWPFHQPIYGPQSSPLVAPNNDVGVDGMVINLASLLAGTATNPFGNGYFQGPKEAPLEAASACTGVYGKGAYPGYAGNLLVDSSTAASYNANGENGRKYLLPALYDPSTSSCSTLV, encoded by the coding sequence atggcTTCTTTCGCTCCTCAGTGTGTTCTGAAGCTGTTCCTCCTACTCTCTGTCTTTCAGGTCGCTTTTGGGGCTAGAAAGCTCAATGAGCTAGTGCAAGATCAGCCTCAGCTCTTGAGTTACCACAATGGTCCTCTTCTTTCTGGTAAAATCTCAATCAACCTCATTTGGTATGGCAAATTCAAGCCATCCCAGAAAGCCATCATCTCTGATTTTATCACTTCATTGTCAGCTCCGTCATCCCAAAATGCCCAGCCCTCTGTTGCTGCCTGGTGGAAAACCACCGAGAAATATTACCACCTCGCCTCCAAAAAGTCCACTCTTTCCACTGCTTTGGGCAAGCAAATACTAGATCAAACATACTCACTAGGAAAATCACTCACAAACAAACATATTGTCCAGTTGGCCTCAAAGGGAGATCAAATGAATGCTATTAACGTTGTACTCACGTCCTCTGATGTTGCCGTTGAAGGTTTTTGCCTCAACAGATGTGGGACTCATGGATCTGCTTCTGGATCCCAAACTGGTCACATCAAGGGCAAGAATTACAAATTTGCCTACATTTGGGTTGGTAACTCGGAGACTCAGTGCCCTGGTTACTGCGCCTGGCCATTCCACCAGCCAATCTACGGACCACAGAGCTCACCCTTGGTTGCACCGAACAACGATGTGGGTGTTGATGGTATGGTAATCAACTTGGCAAGCCTTTTGGCTGGGACTGCCACGAACCCATTTGGAAATGGATACTTCCAGGGTCCAAAGGAGGCGCCATTGGAGGCAGCATCAGCTTGCACTGGGGTTTATGGGAAAGGGGCTTATCCGGGCTATGCTGGCAACTTACTAGTGGATTCTAGCACTGCTGCTAGCTATAATGCAAATGGAGAAAATGGCAGGAAGTACTTGCTCCCCGCTTTGTATGATCCTTCTACATCTTCTTGTTCAACCTTGGTCTAA